The following proteins are encoded in a genomic region of Ferviditalea candida:
- a CDS encoding DUF47 domain-containing protein, whose protein sequence is MLFRKKEEIDFFQLFIRSAENSFKASNLFREAIMGTNPASYLSQIKELENIGDELTHQIFRGLNKSQVSPLAREDIMELTLRLDDVIDGLEATISRFDYLNVQHTDKYMREFSEVLMNSCDHLVSAFKLLSNKKYMQIKEHIVEINSLENEGDRLMREGIREIFTRPKDPYHDFKLKELYERMEQTTDACEDVANVLESIVLRYA, encoded by the coding sequence TTGCTTTTTCGCAAAAAAGAAGAAATCGATTTTTTTCAATTGTTCATCCGTTCGGCGGAAAATTCCTTTAAAGCCTCCAATCTGTTCAGGGAAGCCATTATGGGAACAAATCCAGCCTCCTATTTGAGTCAGATCAAAGAGTTGGAAAATATCGGCGACGAGCTGACCCATCAAATTTTCCGGGGGCTCAACAAGTCTCAGGTATCGCCGCTCGCACGCGAGGATATCATGGAATTGACGCTTCGTTTGGATGATGTCATTGACGGGCTGGAGGCTACCATCTCTCGCTTCGATTACTTGAATGTTCAACACACAGACAAATACATGAGAGAATTTTCCGAGGTATTGATGAATAGCTGCGATCATTTGGTTTCGGCATTCAAGCTGCTCTCCAACAAAAAGTATATGCAGATCAAGGAACACATCGTGGAGATCAACAGTCTGGAGAACGAAGGAGACCGTCTGATGCGGGAGGGAATCCGCGAGATCTTCACCCGGCCGAAGGATCCTTATCACGATTTCAAGCTGAAGGAACTGTATGAACGCATGGAACAGACAACAGACGCCTGCGAAGATGTGGCGAACGTTCTGGAGAGCATCGTTCTGCGATACGCATAG